The following are from one region of the Streptomyces fradiae genome:
- a CDS encoding cytochrome P450 — translation MTNHALRPVDALFTSGVRENPVPVYRALHAGGPVHRLNDEWVVVCGYAEADEVLRSPVFQVKDSAFRERTRPGWIAAHPSAAMIGDSVIRARAPHHERVRRLLSRPLTSRRVAGLREAALGHTRRLLDGLAERAAGGGPVDFVDGFAYPLPIALICELLGVPAGDRGWFRDRATDLSYVLEPAGRERDLSRADAAASGLMEYFAGLVGERRARPEQDLISSLVQVSDADAGAGADANADADGARLGERELVVNLVLMLAAGFETTASLLANGLGVLLDRPADRDRIARDPAAAAACVQEVLRHDPPAQVTDRWATEDTALGGMRIAEGTQVLVLLGAANRDPRRFSDPDVFDPGRPAGPSLSFGAGPHFCLGSALARMEAEVAFHELFARFPAMALAGTPSRTDRLALRGYASLPVTLG, via the coding sequence ATGACGAACCACGCCTTACGCCCGGTCGACGCATTGTTCACGTCCGGGGTCCGGGAGAACCCCGTCCCGGTCTACCGTGCCTTGCACGCGGGCGGGCCGGTGCACCGGCTGAACGACGAGTGGGTGGTCGTCTGCGGGTACGCGGAGGCGGACGAGGTGCTGCGCAGTCCCGTCTTCCAGGTCAAGGACAGCGCGTTCCGCGAGCGGACCCGGCCGGGGTGGATCGCCGCACACCCCTCGGCGGCCATGATCGGCGACTCGGTCATACGGGCCCGGGCACCGCACCACGAACGCGTCCGGCGGCTGCTGAGCCGGCCGCTGACCTCCCGCCGGGTGGCCGGACTGCGGGAGGCCGCGCTCGGTCACACCCGCCGCCTCCTGGACGGCCTGGCCGAACGGGCGGCCGGCGGTGGGCCGGTGGACTTCGTGGACGGCTTCGCCTATCCGCTGCCCATCGCGCTGATCTGCGAGCTGCTGGGCGTGCCCGCCGGGGACCGCGGCTGGTTCCGCGACCGGGCCACGGACCTCTCGTACGTGCTCGAACCCGCGGGCCGGGAACGCGACCTGAGCAGGGCCGACGCCGCGGCGAGCGGACTGATGGAGTACTTCGCGGGTCTTGTCGGCGAGCGGCGCGCGCGGCCGGAACAGGACCTGATCAGTTCCCTGGTCCAGGTGAGCGACGCCGACGCCGGCGCCGGCGCCGACGCCAACGCCGACGCCGACGGCGCACGGCTCGGCGAGCGCGAACTGGTGGTGAACCTGGTGCTGATGCTCGCCGCGGGCTTCGAGACCACCGCGAGCCTGCTGGCCAACGGGCTCGGCGTGCTCCTCGACCGGCCGGCCGACCGGGACCGGATCGCCCGGGACCCCGCGGCCGCGGCGGCCTGTGTGCAGGAGGTGCTGCGCCACGACCCGCCCGCGCAGGTCACCGACCGGTGGGCGACCGAGGACACGGCGCTCGGCGGCATGCGGATCGCCGAGGGCACCCAGGTGCTTGTCCTCCTCGGCGCGGCGAACCGGGATCCCCGCCGCTTCTCCGACCCCGACGTCTTCGACCCCGGCCGCCCCGCAGGTCCGTCGCTCTCCTTCGGCGCCGGACCGCATTTCTGCCTGGGCTCCGCGCTCGCCCGTATGGAGGCGGAAGTCGCTTTCCACGAGCTGTTCGCGCGATTTCCCGCGATGGCGCTCGCCGGGACGCCCTCGCGCACCGACCGGCTGGCTCTGCGGGGATATGCGTCCCTGCCGGTGACCCTCGGCTGA
- a CDS encoding BTAD domain-containing putative transcriptional regulator translates to MFVKIQILGPLEVKNDDGEGVTPSPLKLRSLLAALCVSSDRPVTAPHLIDVLWSDEPPRTASTALQVYVSKLRKHFQGVGIDPGVLATTPSGYVFRPGAQVMDCDGFDSLVAKARSAAAAGRAEEAASVFSEALALWNGPALADLRDVPALRDYAQQMDERRNAVYEQWLELEIGLGRHSMLTSELYGLIAEKPIWENLYFFLMIALYRSGRISECLDVYNRIRRILIEELGMEPGPRLQNLHHAVLSREPWLEPSAAPLAAVGARAS, encoded by the coding sequence ATGTTCGTGAAGATACAAATTCTTGGACCACTCGAAGTGAAGAACGACGACGGAGAGGGGGTAACTCCTAGCCCCCTGAAGCTCCGTTCCCTTCTCGCGGCGCTGTGCGTCAGTTCCGACCGTCCGGTCACCGCACCGCACCTGATCGATGTGCTGTGGTCGGACGAGCCGCCGCGCACGGCGTCCACCGCCCTGCAGGTCTATGTCTCGAAATTGCGCAAGCATTTCCAGGGCGTCGGAATCGACCCGGGCGTGCTCGCGACCACGCCGTCCGGCTATGTGTTCCGCCCGGGCGCCCAGGTGATGGACTGCGACGGCTTCGACTCACTGGTGGCGAAGGCCCGTTCCGCGGCCGCGGCCGGCCGCGCGGAGGAAGCGGCGAGCGTGTTCTCGGAGGCCTTGGCCCTCTGGAACGGACCGGCGCTCGCCGACCTCCGGGACGTGCCGGCCCTGCGGGACTACGCCCAGCAGATGGACGAGCGGCGCAACGCGGTGTACGAGCAGTGGCTCGAGCTCGAGATCGGCCTTGGGCGCCACTCGATGCTGACCAGCGAGCTGTACGGGCTCATCGCCGAGAAGCCGATCTGGGAGAACCTCTACTTCTTCCTGATGATCGCCCTCTACCGCAGCGGCCGCATCTCCGAATGTCTGGACGTCTACAACCGCATCCGGCGCATTCTCATCGAGGAACTGGGCATGGAGCCCGGCCCGCGGCTGCAGAACCTGCATCACGCCGTGCTGTCCAGGGAGCCGTGGCTGGAGCCGTCCGCCGCGCCGCTGGCGGCCGTGGGCGCGCGGGCATCGTGA
- a CDS encoding isocitrate lyase/phosphoenolpyruvate mutase family protein, with protein sequence MTPDTTTSRTHTGAARLRELFARPGVVRLAGAHNPLGARLAERAGFDGVWSSGLEISASQGLPDCDLLTMSELLAVAGAMAAAVDVPLVADCDTGYGNALNVMHMVRRYERAGIAAVSIEDKVFPKVNSFVPGRQDLTPVDEFCGKIEAARSARHSGDLMVIARIEALIAGRGMDEALARGEAYAEAGADAVLIHAKGDAPRPVLEFLRHWRPDVPVVVVPTTYHTITAAELGAAGAKMVIYANHGLRAAISAVTQAFDAILRDGRSTAIEERIAPLSTVFSLQGLAELKQDEERFVRGGVPVAGQVAS encoded by the coding sequence ATGACGCCCGACACCACCACCAGCCGCACGCACACCGGGGCCGCCCGGCTGCGGGAGCTCTTCGCACGCCCCGGGGTCGTCCGCCTGGCCGGCGCCCACAATCCGCTCGGAGCGCGCCTGGCGGAGCGGGCGGGGTTCGACGGCGTGTGGTCGAGCGGACTGGAGATCTCGGCCTCGCAGGGGCTTCCCGACTGCGATCTGCTCACCATGTCGGAACTGCTCGCGGTGGCCGGCGCGATGGCCGCCGCCGTGGACGTCCCCCTGGTCGCGGACTGCGACACGGGATACGGCAACGCACTCAACGTCATGCACATGGTCCGGCGGTACGAGCGGGCGGGCATCGCCGCCGTCAGCATCGAGGACAAGGTGTTCCCCAAGGTGAACAGCTTCGTCCCGGGACGCCAGGACCTCACCCCGGTGGACGAGTTCTGCGGGAAGATCGAAGCGGCGCGGAGCGCCCGGCACAGCGGCGACCTCATGGTCATCGCCCGCATCGAGGCCCTCATCGCCGGCCGCGGCATGGACGAGGCACTGGCGCGGGGCGAGGCGTACGCGGAGGCCGGGGCGGACGCCGTCCTCATCCACGCCAAGGGCGACGCCCCCAGGCCCGTCCTCGAATTCCTGCGCCACTGGCGCCCGGACGTCCCGGTGGTCGTGGTGCCCACCACGTACCACACGATCACCGCCGCCGAACTGGGCGCGGCCGGCGCGAAGATGGTCATCTACGCCAACCACGGCCTGCGGGCGGCGATCAGCGCGGTCACCCAGGCCTTCGACGCGATCCTCCGCGACGGCCGCAGCACGGCGATCGAGGAGCGGATCGCCCCGCTCTCCACGGTCTTCTCCCTGCAGGGTCTCGCCGAACTGAAGCAGGACGAGGAGCGCTTCGTCCGCGGCGGTGTGCCCGTCGCGGGGCAGGTGGCGTCATGA
- a CDS encoding sterol desaturase family protein, translating to MFSQLSERLHDPVVYALPVVALIILVEFVAIRLDRDETKRFDHRDTRANIVTGLGALVVSSVLRTAALVFYAWLYTSVAPFQLPADAWYTWVVLFFAVDLTIYVYHRMTHRIRLLWAGHQVHHSSQYLNVSVALRRKWAQWFEKLMWLPLPLMGVPPVLVFTMHSVHLIYGLFAHTEKIGKLPRVVEAVFVTPSHHRVHHGSDPEYLDKNYGSILIIWDRMFGTFQPELHRPTYGLTKQLETHSVWRIQWHEFARMIQDIRRARSWRDRAGYVFGPPGWRPARDLGNAGPAPATDHIPA from the coding sequence TTGTTCTCTCAGCTCTCGGAACGACTGCACGACCCGGTGGTCTACGCGCTGCCCGTGGTCGCCCTGATCATCCTCGTCGAGTTCGTGGCCATCCGCCTCGACCGCGACGAGACGAAACGCTTCGACCATCGGGACACCCGGGCGAACATCGTCACCGGACTCGGCGCCCTGGTCGTCTCCAGCGTGCTGCGCACCGCGGCCCTGGTGTTCTACGCCTGGCTCTACACCTCCGTGGCCCCGTTCCAACTGCCCGCGGACGCCTGGTACACGTGGGTCGTCCTGTTCTTCGCGGTCGACCTCACGATCTACGTCTACCACCGGATGACGCACCGGATCCGGCTCCTCTGGGCCGGCCACCAGGTCCATCACTCCAGCCAGTACCTCAATGTGTCGGTCGCCCTGCGCCGCAAATGGGCCCAGTGGTTCGAGAAGCTGATGTGGCTGCCCCTCCCCCTGATGGGCGTGCCGCCCGTGCTCGTCTTCACGATGCACTCGGTCCACCTCATCTACGGGCTCTTCGCCCACACCGAGAAGATCGGCAAGCTGCCCCGGGTCGTCGAGGCCGTCTTCGTCACGCCCTCCCACCACCGGGTGCACCACGGCAGCGACCCGGAGTACCTCGACAAGAACTACGGCAGCATCCTCATCATCTGGGACCGCATGTTCGGCACCTTCCAGCCCGAACTCCACCGTCCCACCTACGGCCTGACGAAGCAGCTGGAGACCCACAGCGTCTGGCGCATCCAGTGGCACGAGTTCGCCCGGATGATCCAGGACATCCGCCGGGCACGCAGCTGGCGCGACCGGGCCGGCTACGTCTTCGGTCCGCCCGGCTGGCGGCCCGCCCGGGACCTCGGGAACGCCGGTCCGGCACCGGCGACGGACCACATCCCGGCGTGA
- a CDS encoding thioesterase II family protein: protein METTNRTSPWLITPRPDTDARLRLFCVPYAGGGASMYRGWAHRLPAGVEVNAVQLPGREERFREEPARRLDDVVARLGTVLAGRTDRPYALFGHSMGSLLAFETARWLRAEGCPAPEFVIVSGRGAAQITPPWPAIHHLPEEEFVQRVMEMHGTPAWVFEDEQLRAMVVRTLRADLAVVDTYRYRDEAPLPYPITAFTSPGDRLAPIEHVRAWAEQTTAGFRCHEIEGGHFFLRDNAETFLSVLNSELEARLSS from the coding sequence ATGGAAACCACGAACCGCACGAGCCCGTGGCTGATCACCCCCCGGCCCGACACCGATGCCCGGCTGCGGCTCTTCTGCGTGCCGTACGCGGGCGGCGGCGCGTCCATGTACCGCGGCTGGGCGCACCGGCTGCCGGCCGGGGTGGAGGTCAACGCCGTACAACTGCCCGGCCGCGAGGAGCGGTTCCGCGAGGAGCCGGCGCGGCGGCTCGACGACGTGGTCGCCCGGCTCGGCACCGTACTGGCCGGGCGCACCGACCGGCCCTACGCCCTCTTCGGGCACAGCATGGGCAGCCTGCTGGCCTTCGAGACCGCGCGGTGGCTGCGCGCCGAGGGCTGCCCGGCGCCCGAGTTCGTCATCGTGTCGGGCCGCGGAGCGGCGCAGATCACGCCGCCGTGGCCCGCCATCCACCACCTCCCGGAGGAGGAGTTCGTCCAGCGGGTGATGGAGATGCACGGCACGCCGGCTTGGGTCTTCGAGGACGAGCAGCTGCGCGCGATGGTGGTACGGACGCTGCGGGCCGACCTGGCGGTGGTGGACACCTACCGGTACCGCGACGAGGCTCCGCTGCCGTACCCGATCACGGCCTTCACCAGCCCCGGCGACCGGCTCGCGCCGATCGAGCACGTGCGCGCCTGGGCCGAGCAGACCACGGCGGGCTTCCGCTGTCATGAGATCGAGGGCGGACATTTCTTCCTCCGGGACAATGCGGAGACGTTCCTCTCCGTGCTGAATTCCGAGCTCGAGGCGAGGCTCTCGTCGTGA
- a CDS encoding FadR/GntR family transcriptional regulator: MTAVRRALLVDQVIEHMRQRITAGAWPVGHRIPTEPVLADELQVARNTVREAVRALSHSGLLQVRQGSGTYVRATSELSGALRRLRTAELRDVLQVRRGLEVEAARLAADVRNEDGLRALEARLAECEAVARAGRWETLAQLDTAFHMALVEFTGNSVLAGLYRGFYEAVLASVLTCVDPCGAEPGLAFHRRLLEAVRAGDAERAAAEAGAHLSALLRQRNTVPAAAG, translated from the coding sequence GTGACGGCGGTCCGCCGCGCCCTCCTGGTCGACCAGGTGATCGAGCACATGCGGCAGCGGATCACCGCCGGCGCCTGGCCGGTGGGCCACCGCATCCCCACCGAACCGGTGCTCGCCGACGAACTCCAGGTGGCCCGCAACACCGTCCGCGAGGCGGTCCGGGCGCTCTCGCATTCCGGTCTCCTCCAGGTGCGGCAGGGCAGCGGCACGTATGTACGGGCCACCAGCGAGCTGTCCGGCGCCCTGCGCCGCCTGCGCACGGCCGAGCTGCGCGACGTGCTCCAGGTGCGGCGCGGCCTGGAGGTCGAGGCGGCGCGGCTCGCGGCCGACGTGCGGAACGAGGACGGTCTGCGGGCCCTTGAGGCCCGGCTCGCGGAGTGCGAGGCGGTGGCGCGGGCGGGCCGGTGGGAGACCCTGGCGCAGCTGGACACCGCGTTCCACATGGCGCTCGTGGAGTTCACGGGGAACAGCGTCCTGGCCGGCCTGTACCGCGGTTTCTACGAGGCGGTGCTGGCCAGCGTGCTGACCTGCGTGGATCCGTGCGGCGCCGAGCCCGGACTCGCCTTCCACCGCAGGCTTCTGGAAGCGGTGCGGGCCGGCGACGCCGAGCGGGCGGCGGCCGAGGCGGGCGCCCATCTGTCCGCGCTGCTGCGACAGCGGAACACGGTCCCCGCGGCGGCGGGTTGA
- a CDS encoding lysophospholipid acyltransferase family protein produces the protein MMRIFFRPRITGIENIPESGPCIIAANHLSFSDHVFISLATKRPVCFIGKAERLTGTGPKGLVSKVFFSAVGIVPVDRDGGPGGVAALEQAREVIEEGRVFGIHPEGTRSPDGRVYRGKTGVGWLAMATGAPVVPCGLAGTADVQPLGSLVPRPVRFDMHFGKPMLFPEHVGSERDPKLRRSVTDEIMRQIQELSGLEYVGRFASKDKAPAGNTSR, from the coding sequence ATGATGCGCATATTCTTCCGGCCCCGCATCACCGGAATCGAGAACATTCCGGAATCCGGGCCGTGCATCATCGCGGCGAATCATCTGTCGTTCTCGGACCACGTCTTCATCTCGCTGGCCACCAAGCGGCCGGTCTGCTTCATCGGAAAGGCCGAGCGGCTCACCGGCACCGGTCCGAAGGGGCTCGTCAGCAAGGTCTTCTTCAGCGCCGTGGGCATCGTCCCGGTGGACCGGGACGGCGGCCCGGGCGGCGTCGCCGCGCTGGAGCAGGCGCGCGAAGTCATCGAGGAGGGACGCGTCTTCGGCATTCACCCCGAAGGCACCCGCTCCCCGGACGGGCGCGTCTACCGGGGCAAGACGGGGGTGGGCTGGCTGGCCATGGCGACCGGCGCGCCGGTGGTGCCGTGCGGTCTGGCCGGCACCGCGGACGTACAGCCGCTCGGCAGCCTCGTACCCCGGCCGGTCCGGTTCGACATGCACTTCGGGAAGCCCATGCTCTTCCCCGAGCACGTCGGATCCGAGCGCGACCCGAAGCTGCGCCGCTCTGTCACCGACGAGATCATGCGGCAGATCCAGGAACTGTCGGGACTCGAATACGTCGGCCGGTTCGCCTCGAAGGACAAGGCGCCGGCCGGGAACACCAGCCGCTGA